From one Prochlorococcus marinus str. MIT 0912 genomic stretch:
- the dapA gene encoding 4-hydroxy-tetrahydrodipicolinate synthase, translated as MNKSALLSPAPFGRILTAMVTPFNEEGKVDYGLAADLANYLVDQGSDGIVVCGTTGESPTLTWQEQQKMLETVRNSLGSRAKVLAGTGSNSTSEAIAATKEAANSGADGALVVVPYYNKPPQEGLEVHFRAIANAAPQLPLMLYNIPGRTGCSISPSIVSKLMDCSNVVSFKAASGTTEEVTQLRNYCGSDLAIYSGDDALVLPMLSVGAVGVVSVASHLVGPNLKKIIESFLEGKYADALYLHEKLQPLFKSLFATTNPIPVKAALQLIGWSVGPPRSPLVSLNSEMQEELVKILSSMRLI; from the coding sequence ATGAATAAGTCAGCTTTATTATCACCAGCCCCTTTTGGAAGGATTTTAACCGCAATGGTAACTCCATTCAATGAGGAAGGGAAAGTTGATTATGGTCTTGCTGCAGATTTAGCAAATTATTTAGTAGATCAAGGTTCCGATGGCATCGTTGTATGCGGAACTACAGGTGAGTCTCCGACTTTGACTTGGCAAGAACAACAAAAGATGCTGGAAACAGTCAGAAATTCTTTAGGCTCTAGGGCTAAAGTTTTGGCTGGAACAGGAAGTAATTCTACTTCTGAGGCAATTGCAGCAACAAAGGAAGCAGCTAATTCAGGAGCAGATGGTGCATTAGTCGTTGTTCCTTATTACAATAAACCACCGCAAGAAGGCTTAGAAGTTCATTTTCGCGCTATTGCAAATGCAGCCCCACAGTTGCCTTTGATGCTTTATAACATTCCTGGGCGGACAGGATGTTCGATATCACCTAGTATTGTAAGTAAGCTTATGGATTGCAGTAATGTAGTCAGTTTTAAAGCTGCAAGTGGTACAACCGAGGAAGTGACTCAATTAAGGAACTATTGTGGATCAGATTTAGCTATTTATAGCGGTGATGATGCTTTGGTTTTACCAATGCTTTCAGTAGGGGCAGTAGGGGTTGTTAGTGTCGCTAGTCATTTAGTTGGTCCTAATTTGAAGAAAATTATAGAAAGTTTTTTAGAAGGTAAATATGCTGATGCACTTTATTTGCACGAGAAATTACAACCTCTTTTTAAATCTCTTTTTGCAACCACAAATCCCATTCCTGTTAAAGCGGCACTTCAACTCATTGGTTGGTCTGTTGGACCTCCTCGGAGTCCTTTAGTCTCTTTAAACAGCGAAATGCAAGAGGAACTCGTGAAGATACTCT
- a CDS encoding aspartate-semialdehyde dehydrogenase produces MKTQFLLPNRPLTVAILGSSGAVGKELLTLLEERSFPIKKLILLASHRSAGEIQSFCGTELKVEETTKDSFENVDLVLASAGSSISRKWKDKIQSSGALMIDNSSAFRMDENVPLVVPEVNPSDASKHKGLISNPNCTTILLALVLSPLTRHIPIKRIVVSTYQSASGAGAMAMEELGKLSQEVLDGITPESKVLPYSLAFNLFLHNSPLQSNNYCEEEMKMVKETRKILGDPGLALTATCVRVPVFRAHSEAVNIEFIKPFPVKEAYEILESARGVEILEDLGNNRFPMPQDVTGRDPISVGRIRQDISNPNALELWLCGDQIRKGAALNAVQIAELLLPKKS; encoded by the coding sequence TCTTACAGTTGCGATCCTTGGATCAAGTGGAGCTGTAGGTAAGGAATTATTGACTTTGCTTGAAGAGAGATCTTTTCCTATAAAAAAATTAATTTTACTAGCCTCTCATCGTTCGGCAGGGGAGATTCAGAGTTTTTGCGGAACTGAGTTAAAAGTCGAAGAGACAACTAAAGATAGTTTTGAAAATGTAGATTTGGTGTTGGCTTCAGCTGGTAGTTCAATATCTCGTAAATGGAAAGATAAAATTCAAAGTTCTGGAGCTTTGATGATTGATAACTCCAGTGCATTTCGAATGGATGAGAATGTTCCTTTGGTTGTTCCAGAAGTTAACCCTTCCGATGCTAGTAAGCACAAAGGTTTAATTTCTAATCCTAATTGCACGACTATTTTATTAGCGTTGGTTCTATCTCCATTGACTAGGCATATTCCTATTAAGAGGATTGTTGTGTCCACATATCAATCCGCTAGTGGCGCAGGTGCAATGGCAATGGAAGAATTAGGGAAATTAAGCCAAGAAGTTTTAGATGGAATAACTCCAGAAAGTAAAGTTCTTCCTTATTCTTTGGCATTTAATCTTTTTTTGCATAATTCACCTTTGCAATCGAATAATTATTGCGAGGAAGAAATGAAAATGGTTAAAGAAACCCGAAAAATTCTTGGAGACCCTGGACTTGCATTGACCGCAACATGTGTAAGAGTTCCAGTTTTTAGAGCTCATTCTGAAGCAGTGAATATTGAATTTATAAAGCCTTTCCCTGTAAAAGAAGCTTATGAGATTTTGGAATCCGCACGAGGAGTTGAGATACTTGAGGATTTGGGAAACAATCGTTTTCCGATGCCTCAAGATGTAACTGGTAGAGACCCCATATCCGTTGGCCGTATAAGGCAAGATATAAGTAACCCCAATGCTTTAGAACTATGGTTATGTGGAGATCAAATCCGGAAAGGAGCTGCACTTAATGCAGTGCAGATTGCTGAACTTCTATTGCCGAAAAAATCATGA